A single region of the Populus nigra chromosome 2, ddPopNigr1.1, whole genome shotgun sequence genome encodes:
- the LOC133682257 gene encoding glucan endo-1,3-beta-glucosidase 7-like, with amino-acid sequence MVVLPYTAAFLLLSFLLTVKIANSQSFLGINYGQLADNLPTPSSNAKLLQSISIQKVRLYGSDPAIIKALANTGIGIVIGTANGDIPGLASDPHFAKSWINTNVLPFYPASNIILITVGNEVMTSNDQNLMNKLLPAMQNVQNALNDASLGGKIKVSTVHSMGVLKQSEPPSSGSFDPSYGDLMKGLLEFNSANGSPFAFNPYPYFAYRSDTRPETLAFCLFQPNAGRMDGNTKIKYMNMFDAQVDAVYSALNSMGFKNVEIVVAETGWPFKGDDNDVGPSIENAKAYNGNLIAHLRSMVGTPLMPGKSVDTYLFALYDEDLKPGPGSERSPGLFKTDLTMVYDVGLSTSNQTQSPAASPQPSPTATNTTTSTTTTSTTTSTTTSNNNSSTSTSTSTGTGTSTSTGTGTNTVTINISSSSDINKVYLIKIFNLGLLYGFTRLSLICLFFYYLQT; translated from the exons ATGGTGGTGCTTCCTTATACTGCTGCTTTCCTACTCCTTTCCTTCTTACTGACTGTAAAAATCGCAA ACTCGCAGTCATTCCTCGGTATAAACTATGGCCAGCTTGCGGACAACCTTCCAACACCATCATCCAATGCAAAACTTCTTCAATCCATTTCAATCCAAAAGGTCCGATTATATGGATCGGACCCCGCCATAATCAAAGCCTTAGCCAACACCGGAATTGGAATTGTTATCGGCACTGCAAATGGTGACATTCCAGGACTAGCCTCTGATCCCCATTTTGCCAAGAGCTGGATCAACACAAACGTGCTTCCCTTCTATCCAGCTAGCAATATCATCCTCATCACTGTCGGCAACGAGGTCATGACTTCCAATGACCAGAATCTCATGAACAAGCTCTTACCAGCAATGCAAAATGTACAGAATGCTCTAAATGATGCATCGCTCGGGGGTAAAATTAAGGTCTCCACAGTTCATTCGATGGGAGTACTTAAGCAGTCTGAGCCACCTTCTTCTGGAAGCTTTGATCCAAGTTATGGGGATCTGATGAAGGGCTTGTTGGAGTTTAATAGTGCGAATGGTTCGCCTTTCGCATTCAATCCCTACCCATACTTTGCTTATAGAAGCGATACAAGGCCTGAGACTCTCGCTTTTTGCCTTTTCCAGCCGAATGCAGGACGAATGGATGGAAACACTAAGATCAAGTACATGAACATGTTCGATGCTCAG GTGGATGCAGTTTATTCTGCACTGAATTCTATGGGATTTAAGAATGTTGAGATTGTGGTGGCTGAGACTGGATGGCCATTTAAAGGAGATGACAACGACGTAGGGCCAAGCATTGAGAATGCCAAGGCTTACAATGGCAATTTGATTGCACACCTTCGATCGATGGTGGGCACTCCACTCATGCCAGGAAAATCAGTGGATACATACCTCTTTGCTCTTTATGACGAAGACTTGAAACCTGGACCTGGTTCCGAGCGATCACCTGGACTTTTCAAGACTGATCTCACCATGGTTTATGATGTTGGACTCTCTACAAGTAACCAG ACCCAGTCACCAGCAGCATCACCACAACCTTCACCAACAGCAACGAACACCACCACTAGCACTACTACCACCAGTACCACCACCAGTACCACCACCAGCAACAATAATAGCAGCACGAGCACAAGCACGAGTACCGGCACGGGCACGAGCACGAGCACGGGCACGGGCACGAACACCGTCACCATCAACATCAGCAGCAGCAGTGACATCAACAAAgtatatttaattaagatttttaatttaggtttgTTGTATGGGTTTACGAGACTTTCTTtgatttgccttttcttttattacttGCAAACTTAG
- the LOC133682427 gene encoding uncharacterized protein LOC133682427: MSGADVRLVAGLWVEVVVVCCEGGEHETELLEDSLVVPRFPLSSKFASSEDEFVDSDDHANSRPRSRPALQNPPVTDSNPLAAPAVTVKQEFRRRHTPLGWLNKMDPLEPVLLFTKPLVPEKLAAAGIVPPADSSMKNDTSMPPYRFHGRIGRGGRIVFDRWNPIDLGNSFYIPPRPRPSTYN, from the exons ATGTCAGGGGCAGACGTGAGGCTTGTGGCTGGTTTGTGGGTAGAAGTTGTGGTGGTCTGCTGTGAGGGTGGAGAG CATGAAACTGAGCTCCTTGAAGACAGCTTGGTTGTTCCTAGATTCCCTCTCTCTTCCAAGTTCGCTTCAAGTGAAGATGAATTTGTTGATTCAGATGACCATGCAAACAGCCGTCCGCGTAGCAGACCTGCACTTCAAAATCCACCTGTGACGGACTCCAATCCGCTGGCAGCTCCAGCTGTAACCGTGAAGCAAGAGTTTAGACGGCGGCATACACCACTTGGATGGCTCAATAAAATG GACCCTCTTGAGCCAGTGCTTTTGTTCACAAAGCCTCTGGTTCCAGAAAAGTTGGCAGCTGCAGGCATTGTACCACCAGCAGATTCGTCAATGAAGAACGATACATCAATGCCACCATATAGATTTCATGGAAGAATTGGCCGGGGTGGGCGTATTGTATTTGATAGATGGAACCCAATTGATCTTGGTAACTCTTTTTATATACCGCCAAGACCGAGGCCTTCAACATACAATTGA